From one Lycium barbarum isolate Lr01 chromosome 6, ASM1917538v2, whole genome shotgun sequence genomic stretch:
- the LOC132598530 gene encoding transcription factor MYB61, which translates to MGRHSCCYKQKLRKGLWSPEEDEKLIKHITKFGHGCWSSVPKLAGLQRCGKSCRLRWINYLRPDLKRGTFSQDEENLIIELHAVLGNKWSQIATRLPGRTDNEIKNLWNSSIKKKLRQRGIDPNTHKPLSEVENEEKASANSNNKNNDKVSESSNNEFNFVEAHDNGFSKPIKASSMTNNMDRYSLIDTNNIAPPTHEFFTTNCKSPDLSSYLSFHNNYSPNTNILFNTTITRNSADMVSDQFNCGSLANASFSSMSNSILSTSPLARNNMKPSLSTLLPDHTTFNINKFQNWEACTISSNGSNNSNGSCNSIELQSNCSFFDNNAAAFTWGSAAADGAGKTEREEIKWSEYMQTPFSLGVNNNNTIQNHHQISPHQDLYGETKSDTQFMTQGSLNLSTTSTWLQNQPPQTSLQTADLYSNNFQRLPAAYGQFS; encoded by the exons ATGGGGAGGCATTCTTGTTGCTACAAACAGAAGTTAAGGAAAGGCCTCTGGTCTCCAGAGGAAGATGAGAAACTTATTAAGCATATTACTAAATTTGGTCACGGCTGTTGGAGCTCTGTCCCGAAATTAGCAG GTCTACAGAGGTGTGGAAAAAGTTGTAGGCTGAGGTGGATTAACTACCTGAGGCCTGATTTGAAAAGAGGAACATTCTCACAGGATGAGGAGAATTTGATCATTGAACTTCATGCAGTTCTTGGGAACAA GTGGTCTCAAATTGCAACTAGATTGCCTGGAAGAACAGATAACGAAATCAAGAACTTGTGGAACTCTTCAATTAAGAAAAAGCTAAGGCAAAGAGGGATTGATCCAAATACACACAAGCCACTTTCTGAAGTTGAGAACGAAGAGAAAGCGTCGGCAAACAGTAACAATAAGAACAATGACAAAGTTTCTGAAAGCTCAAATAACGAGTTCAATTTTGTTGAGGCTCATGATAATGGATTTTCAAAGCCAATTAAGGCATCTTCAATGACAAATAATATGGACCGGTATTCACTTATTGATACCAATAATATTGCCCCACCAACTCATGAATTCTTCACCACCAATTGCAAGTCTCCGGATTTGTCTAGTTATCTCTCCTTTCACAATAATTATAGTCCCAATACCAATATCCTCTTCAATACCACTATTACCAGGAATTCTGCTGACATGGTATCTGATCAGTTCAACTGTGGCTCCTTGGCAAATGCTAGCTTTTCTTCTATGTCGAATTCGATTCTTAGTACATCCCCGTTGGCACGTAATAATATGAAGCCTTCTTTGAGTACTCTTCTTCCTGATCATACTACTTTTAATATCAACAAGTTCCAGAATTGGGAAGCGTGTACGATCAGCAGCAATGGCAGCAACAACAGTAATGGTAGCTGTAACAGTATCGAATTACAAAGCAACTGTTCATTTTTCGATAACAATGCTGCCGCTTTCACATGGGGATCAGCAGCAGCAGATGGAGCTGGGAAAACGGAGAGAGAAGAAATCAAATGGTCTGAGTATATGCAAACCCCGTTTTCACTAGGTGTTAATAATAATAACACAATACAAAATCATCATCAAATTTCTCCGCATCAAGACTTATACGGAGAAACAAAATCGGACACACAATTCATGACACAAGGTTCGTTGAATTTGAGTACTACTAGTACATGGCTTCAGAACCAACCCCCGCAGACTTCTCTACAAACTGCAGATTTATACAGTAACAATTTCCAGAGGCTTCCTGCCGCCTACGGACAATTTTCTTAG